From the genome of Leptospira saintgironsiae, one region includes:
- a CDS encoding tetratricopeptide repeat protein, which produces MKHASIIPILLVSVLDVGTIFASPQNTDSVFVCRDIDSSGRAKSVWPAYYYSLGLESLNKARNSEGRERTEEIIEAVRNFQDYIRCSESVGVPVSAVFRWNKALAHYYLGQWKDAISELDLAEKSDPNFRETYILKGTILLNSGEYEKAATYLESHLSKFSEDPDFYYLLSSAELALKNDAKSVLYLSSLRDLIKQKDSNPKYPEFVYLSLGKTYFALGQNTKALFYISGYLEMRPENWEIRFLLAKILDQLGKFSQAKKQLQRILQEIQGNSSVELMLGEMYFIESRSMAAGYFEDLKKKGKLNKDGVLFGLYSVLNSKYSEARRILFPLKERFPKRLSIRLGVLEIQKRDPNIDKKEYIRELVEVASIALQSQLTTLAETLLLESIKLTEEEKLDPRILAEQYDFLAGVYEQSGSVFRSIISVRKAIQYTSPKEDSKKYELHLAFLLRGNPPGKVQESEEIIQNILKNDPNNHYAYYLLGIVLFQSEKLEASRGAFEQAIRLEPKSSVYHFYRASTLEKLGRLPEMEADLRKSMELDPENPIAYNYLGYHYSEKGVRLDEALDLIRKAVELAPDNEAYQDSLGWIYYKKGRVDEALLHLNLAFQILQDKNEFDPTICEHLGDVHHERREFADARRFWEKSETLFQKKEDKVRIREKLERLRTNPVSNKS; this is translated from the coding sequence ATGAAACACGCAAGCATTATTCCGATCCTTCTGGTATCCGTTCTGGATGTAGGTACCATATTTGCTTCTCCCCAAAATACTGACTCCGTTTTTGTATGTAGGGACATTGATTCTTCCGGGAGAGCCAAGTCTGTTTGGCCGGCCTATTATTATTCTCTAGGTTTAGAGAGTTTAAATAAGGCCAGAAATTCTGAAGGAAGAGAACGAACAGAAGAGATTATTGAAGCAGTTCGAAACTTCCAGGATTATATTCGATGTTCTGAATCTGTAGGAGTTCCTGTTTCTGCAGTATTTCGTTGGAACAAGGCATTGGCGCATTATTATTTAGGCCAATGGAAAGATGCAATTTCCGAACTGGACTTGGCAGAAAAGTCTGATCCGAATTTTAGAGAGACCTATATTTTAAAAGGAACCATTCTTTTAAACAGCGGAGAATATGAAAAGGCTGCGACTTATTTAGAATCTCATTTGAGTAAGTTTTCAGAAGATCCTGATTTTTATTATTTATTAAGTTCTGCGGAGCTTGCTCTGAAGAATGATGCAAAATCAGTCTTGTATTTGAGTTCTCTTAGAGATCTAATCAAACAAAAAGATTCTAATCCGAAATATCCTGAATTTGTATATTTATCTTTGGGAAAAACATACTTCGCTTTAGGCCAAAATACAAAGGCACTTTTTTATATTTCAGGTTATCTAGAGATGAGACCTGAAAACTGGGAAATCCGATTTCTTCTCGCAAAAATTTTGGATCAGCTAGGCAAGTTTTCCCAAGCCAAAAAACAACTGCAAAGAATACTACAAGAGATCCAGGGAAATTCTTCAGTGGAATTGATGCTCGGAGAGATGTACTTTATAGAAAGTAGATCTATGGCAGCCGGCTATTTTGAAGATCTGAAGAAAAAAGGAAAATTGAATAAGGATGGGGTTCTGTTCGGACTTTATTCTGTTCTAAATTCTAAATATTCGGAAGCAAGACGTATTCTTTTTCCTTTAAAAGAAAGATTCCCTAAAAGGCTTTCTATTCGTCTAGGCGTTTTAGAGATCCAGAAAAGAGATCCAAATATTGATAAAAAAGAATATATTCGAGAATTGGTAGAAGTTGCATCCATTGCACTCCAGTCCCAATTGACTACACTTGCAGAAACATTACTTCTTGAATCTATAAAGTTAACGGAAGAAGAAAAACTGGATCCAAGAATTCTTGCTGAACAATACGACTTTTTAGCTGGAGTATACGAACAATCTGGTTCTGTATTTAGATCTATCATTTCAGTTCGAAAGGCAATCCAATACACTTCTCCTAAAGAAGATTCTAAAAAGTATGAATTACATTTGGCATTCTTACTTCGTGGAAATCCTCCAGGAAAGGTCCAAGAATCCGAAGAGATCATCCAAAATATTCTTAAAAATGATCCGAATAATCATTACGCATATTATCTTTTAGGAATTGTACTATTCCAATCTGAAAAACTGGAAGCAAGTAGGGGAGCATTCGAACAAGCAATTCGATTGGAACCGAAATCTTCTGTGTATCATTTTTACAGAGCTTCGACTTTAGAAAAATTAGGAAGGCTTCCTGAGATGGAAGCGGATCTTCGTAAGTCCATGGAACTAGATCCTGAAAATCCGATTGCGTATAATTATTTAGGCTATCATTATTCTGAAAAGGGAGTTCGTTTGGATGAAGCTCTTGATCTGATCCGAAAAGCAGTTGAACTCGCTCCCGATAATGAAGCCTACCAAGATAGTTTGGGTTGGATCTATTATAAAAAGGGTAGAGTAGATGAGGCTCTATTACATTTGAATCTTGCTTTCCAAATTTTACAGGATAAAAACGAATTTGATCCTACAATCTGTGAACATTTAGGTGATGTTCATCATGAAAGAAGAGAATTTGCAGATGCCAGAAGATTCTGGGAAAAATCGGAAACTCTTTTTCAAAAGAAGGAAGACAAAGTTCGAATTCGGGAAAAATTGGAGAGGTTAAGAACAAATCCGGTCTCAAATAAATCTTAA
- a CDS encoding cysteine desulfurase family protein, whose amino-acid sequence MKKIKYFDYNATHPPIPGLLTKILEEYEEDFFNPSGPTRFSLARQGKIEEARKVLAKLTGKDPKGFVFVSSGTEADYSLIHFAKQFVKTIAYLSPFEHAAMYSSFRSLGIPYKVLNTDKSGLVSVSELETNLKNEPGPVFVLHAGNETGVIQPIQELAEVSAKYGMPFYSDLIQSFSKIPVPFSVLNGFTFSGHKIGGGLGSSVLWFDPKHLPEGGVFQGGNQENGHRAGTENSPSILALAEAAKIQFAEMETKNKRLEYYRNKIESKLKSLGAEIVAENSPRLFSTTFALLPLDDLDFFMMGLEEKGFAVSTGSSCKSRSREAAPSLLAMGYSNEEALRAIRISTGLYTTEEEVNSLLVAFEETILSIK is encoded by the coding sequence ATGAAAAAAATTAAATACTTCGATTATAATGCGACCCATCCTCCTATTCCAGGTTTATTAACAAAGATCTTAGAAGAATACGAGGAAGATTTTTTCAATCCTTCCGGACCCACTCGATTTTCTTTGGCGAGACAAGGTAAGATTGAAGAAGCTAGAAAAGTTTTAGCAAAACTCACAGGAAAAGATCCGAAAGGATTTGTATTCGTATCTTCTGGAACAGAAGCAGATTATTCACTCATACATTTCGCAAAACAATTTGTTAAAACGATAGCGTATCTTTCTCCTTTCGAACATGCTGCTATGTATTCTTCTTTTAGAAGTTTAGGAATTCCTTATAAAGTTTTGAATACTGATAAATCAGGACTTGTTTCAGTTTCAGAATTAGAAACTAATCTGAAAAATGAACCTGGTCCTGTGTTTGTATTACACGCAGGTAATGAAACAGGTGTAATCCAACCAATTCAAGAATTAGCAGAAGTTTCCGCAAAATACGGAATGCCATTCTATTCGGATCTAATACAATCATTCTCCAAAATTCCTGTACCATTTTCTGTTTTAAATGGATTCACATTCTCCGGCCATAAAATTGGAGGAGGTTTAGGTTCTTCCGTTTTATGGTTCGATCCAAAACATCTACCAGAAGGTGGAGTGTTCCAAGGAGGAAATCAAGAGAATGGACATAGAGCAGGTACAGAGAATTCTCCTTCTATCCTAGCATTGGCAGAAGCGGCTAAAATCCAATTTGCTGAAATGGAAACTAAAAACAAAAGACTGGAATATTATAGAAACAAAATAGAATCCAAACTCAAAAGTTTAGGTGCAGAAATAGTGGCGGAGAATTCTCCAAGACTTTTTTCCACAACGTTTGCATTACTCCCTTTGGACGATTTGGACTTCTTTATGATGGGATTGGAAGAAAAAGGATTTGCGGTTTCCACTGGATCTTCTTGCAAATCCAGATCCAGAGAAGCAGCTCCTTCCTTGTTAGCAATGGGATATTCAAATGAAGAAGCTCTGAGAGCGATCCGAATCTCCACCGGCCTATACACAACGGAAGAAGAAGTAAATTCTCTTTTGGTCGCTTTCGAAGAAACAATCCTTTCTATTAAATAG
- a CDS encoding DedA family protein: MDLVNIPDLVNFFSRFGNEFSYLAIFSTLILCGFGLPIPEDISLVSGGVLAGLGYANEHVMFGVGMAGVLVGDGSVFLLGRVFGEKVLQIPFIAKFLTPERFSKVQEKFSQYGNWVVFMARFMPGLRMPIYLTAGTSDRISFFRFLFLDMFAAGISVPIWVYLGHYGAKNLDQLSHLVHQGQITVFALLGILVLGLVLYFAIKKKRSGK, encoded by the coding sequence ATGGATCTAGTTAATATTCCGGATTTAGTCAATTTTTTTTCCCGCTTTGGAAATGAGTTCTCATACTTAGCAATTTTCTCCACGCTTATACTATGCGGTTTTGGCCTTCCAATCCCAGAGGATATTTCCCTGGTTTCCGGAGGAGTTTTAGCAGGTTTAGGATACGCAAATGAACATGTAATGTTCGGTGTCGGAATGGCTGGAGTTTTAGTAGGAGACGGTTCCGTATTTTTACTCGGAAGAGTTTTTGGAGAGAAAGTATTACAAATTCCTTTCATAGCCAAGTTTTTAACCCCAGAAAGATTTTCTAAAGTACAGGAGAAGTTTTCCCAATACGGAAACTGGGTTGTATTCATGGCGAGGTTTATGCCAGGTCTTAGAATGCCAATTTATCTAACGGCTGGGACTTCTGATCGGATCTCTTTTTTTAGATTTTTGTTTTTGGATATGTTTGCTGCTGGCATTTCTGTTCCGATCTGGGTTTATCTAGGCCATTATGGTGCAAAAAATTTGGACCAGCTCAGTCACTTAGTCCACCAAGGGCAAATTACAGTCTTTGCATTATTAGGAATTCTTGTATTAGGCCTAGTTCTATATTTCGCGATCAAAAAGAAACGTTCCGGGAAATAA
- a CDS encoding FAD-binding oxidoreductase has protein sequence MFYHELNSKIDYSRSNLRWNAWGANDQDFGRKAQMPEILKLLQREFKLDSIRETPAVSLDNIKLPNTKLSPNDIKNLSAIVGKNNFKNDRYERVFHSAGRSYYDVLRLHFNNLKAFVDGVVYPKKDAEIIKILEYCSKNKITVIPFGGGSSVVGGVEVIKGKGQKAVLSLDMTEMTELVSFDPISMTATFQAGIYGPKLEYGLNLKGYTLGHFPQSFEYSTLGGWVAARSAGQQSNRYGKIEEILSSVKLISPNGTVETLRAPAASIGPDWNQIIAGSEGLLGIISEVTIKIHKIPETRKYFGLVFPDLLSSINFIRKANQEEIKTSMLRLSDANETRLYEYLGELGKKNTPIRKFKRFLQNSYLKSVGIGENKCVVLVGLDGSRQEVDRSFEGLKRLWKKSGAIFAGEKLGQNWIHSRYNMPFLRNHVMQYGMGVDTMETSSTYDKLEDLHKAGIESLQNSIPGSIAMCHLSHSYHEGACLYYTILFPMDAKKPEEQWFKMKRSVSDTFTSFKAPISHHHGVGFDHKKWYESSLGKPGVEALNGLKKVLDQKEILNPGKLFHS, from the coding sequence ATGTTCTACCACGAGCTCAATTCCAAAATCGACTATTCCAGATCCAATCTTAGATGGAATGCCTGGGGTGCAAATGATCAGGATTTCGGTAGAAAGGCACAAATGCCTGAGATACTCAAACTTCTCCAAAGAGAATTTAAACTAGATTCAATTCGTGAAACTCCCGCGGTTTCCTTGGATAATATCAAACTACCTAATACAAAACTAAGCCCTAATGATATTAAAAACCTAAGTGCTATCGTAGGCAAAAATAATTTCAAAAACGATAGATACGAAAGAGTTTTCCATTCTGCAGGTAGAAGTTACTACGACGTTCTAAGACTTCACTTTAATAATTTGAAGGCATTTGTAGATGGAGTTGTTTATCCCAAAAAAGATGCAGAGATCATTAAAATTTTAGAATATTGTTCTAAAAACAAGATCACAGTCATTCCTTTCGGAGGAGGGTCATCCGTAGTAGGTGGAGTCGAAGTGATCAAGGGCAAAGGACAAAAAGCAGTTCTTTCTTTAGATATGACAGAAATGACTGAACTTGTATCTTTCGATCCGATTAGCATGACTGCAACCTTTCAAGCTGGGATCTATGGACCTAAATTAGAATATGGACTCAACTTAAAAGGATACACCTTAGGACATTTCCCTCAGTCATTCGAATATTCCACCTTGGGCGGATGGGTCGCTGCAAGAAGTGCGGGACAACAATCTAATCGATACGGTAAGATAGAAGAAATATTAAGTTCAGTAAAACTGATCAGTCCGAACGGAACTGTAGAAACTTTAAGAGCGCCTGCTGCTTCTATCGGACCGGATTGGAATCAGATCATCGCAGGTAGCGAAGGTCTTTTAGGAATTATTTCAGAAGTTACTATCAAGATCCATAAAATCCCTGAGACTAGAAAATATTTCGGACTAGTATTTCCGGATCTACTTTCTTCTATCAATTTTATCCGTAAAGCAAACCAAGAAGAGATCAAAACTTCTATGCTTAGACTTTCAGATGCAAACGAGACAAGACTCTACGAGTATCTGGGAGAATTAGGAAAGAAGAATACACCAATTCGCAAATTCAAAAGATTCCTGCAGAATTCATATCTTAAGTCCGTAGGCATCGGAGAGAATAAATGTGTTGTATTAGTTGGACTAGACGGATCTAGACAAGAGGTAGATCGTTCTTTCGAAGGTCTCAAAAGACTTTGGAAAAAAAGCGGAGCGATCTTCGCTGGAGAAAAATTAGGACAGAATTGGATCCACAGTAGATATAATATGCCTTTCTTGCGGAACCATGTAATGCAGTACGGAATGGGAGTTGATACAATGGAAACTTCCAGTACTTACGATAAATTAGAAGATCTTCATAAAGCTGGAATTGAATCCTTACAAAATTCTATCCCTGGTTCAATAGCTATGTGTCATTTATCTCATAGTTATCACGAGGGAGCTTGTTTGTATTACACGATCTTATTCCCGATGGACGCTAAAAAACCGGAAGAACAATGGTTTAAAATGAAAAGATCCGTTTCGGATACATTCACTTCTTTCAAAGCTCCGATCAGCCACCACCATGGAGTTGGTTTCGATCATAAAAAATGGTATGAATCTAGTTTAGGTAAACCTGGAGTAGAAGCTTTAAACGGACTTAAGAAAGTATTGGATCAAAAAGAAATTTTGAATCCAGGAAAATTATTCCATTCTTAA
- a CDS encoding enoyl-CoA hydratase/isomerase family protein — translation MLDVEKNGHILELYIKTNETNSLGREFFRKFREVLEQAENDRSVKSILLSGRNDKFFSNGFDPDIFVGKNLEEIKEVLREALGACGRVLFSPKPVVCAMNGHSMGVGAVIAIFSDYRILVEKKGRLGFPESLIGINFPSTAGTVLKDLVGMKTARDLLYSGRGLKADEAVQVGLVEESATPEEVITKARKWCSQFQDMAMESVVGVKIALRDSQRLLADTLEKRDVDLLAQAIASSNGQEGMKSIQERRRPVFT, via the coding sequence ATGTTGGACGTAGAAAAAAACGGTCATATTTTAGAACTTTATATCAAAACAAACGAGACCAATTCTTTAGGAAGAGAGTTTTTCCGCAAATTTAGAGAAGTGCTCGAACAAGCAGAAAACGACAGATCGGTAAAGTCTATCCTACTATCCGGAAGAAATGATAAGTTTTTTTCAAATGGATTCGATCCTGATATCTTCGTAGGTAAAAACCTGGAAGAAATTAAAGAGGTTCTGAGAGAAGCACTCGGTGCTTGCGGAAGAGTTTTATTTTCTCCTAAACCTGTGGTTTGTGCGATGAATGGTCACTCTATGGGAGTGGGAGCAGTCATCGCTATATTCTCTGATTACAGAATTCTCGTAGAGAAAAAAGGAAGATTAGGTTTTCCTGAATCGTTAATCGGTATCAATTTCCCATCCACTGCGGGAACAGTTCTGAAAGATCTAGTAGGAATGAAAACAGCGAGAGATCTTCTCTATAGTGGAAGAGGCCTAAAAGCAGATGAGGCTGTCCAAGTCGGACTCGTAGAAGAATCTGCTACTCCAGAAGAAGTTATCACTAAAGCCAGAAAATGGTGCTCTCAATTCCAAGACATGGCAATGGAATCTGTGGTAGGAGTAAAAATCGCTCTTAGAGATTCTCAACGTTTGCTTGCGGATACTTTAGAAAAAAGAGATGTGGATCTTCTTGCACAAGCAATTGCTTCTTCCAATGGACAAGAAGGAATGAAGTCCATTCAAGAAAGAAGACGTCCAGTCTTTACCTGA
- a CDS encoding deoxyguanosinetriphosphate triphosphohydrolase → MQKNRNQIIQAENSLLAGYAVLQDETGGREYKEEEHPYRIPFQRDRDRVVHSSAFKRLQYKTQVFVYSVGENYRNRLTHTLEVAGISRTIASALGLNSLLAETIALAHDLGHTPFGHAGQDMLSDLMGEFGGFEHNKQSVRIVTILETRYPEFPGLNLSKETLKGMMKHGAEYGGSNLGKERKDEGPSLEAQCADVADEIAYTSHDIDDGLEMGYLKAEDLNSLSLWSETSEIVKGKFPKLDGKVLVRTIIRELTNSMVSNMIRTIESRIFDWKISDRNDLNIVYQEGKRIATYEPSYGEKVRELKSFLYKTLYRHPSVVVTSDRGRDIIETLFFHFRKQPDSIPETYKRRIEKEGLERCVCDYVAGMTDRYAEEMASTI, encoded by the coding sequence GTGCAAAAAAACAGAAACCAAATCATCCAAGCCGAAAATTCTCTATTAGCCGGCTACGCAGTTTTACAAGACGAAACGGGTGGAAGAGAATATAAAGAAGAAGAACACCCGTACCGTATCCCATTTCAAAGAGACAGAGATAGGGTAGTTCACTCTAGTGCTTTCAAAAGATTACAATATAAGACCCAAGTATTCGTGTATTCAGTAGGCGAAAATTATCGCAATCGTCTCACTCATACTCTGGAAGTCGCAGGAATTTCTAGAACAATTGCTTCTGCTTTAGGACTCAACTCTTTACTCGCAGAAACGATCGCTCTTGCTCATGACCTGGGACATACACCTTTTGGACATGCTGGGCAAGACATGCTTTCTGATCTGATGGGAGAATTTGGTGGATTCGAACACAATAAACAATCTGTTCGAATTGTTACAATACTCGAAACACGTTATCCGGAATTTCCAGGATTAAATCTTTCTAAAGAAACCTTAAAAGGAATGATGAAACATGGAGCAGAATATGGTGGCTCCAATTTAGGAAAGGAAAGAAAGGATGAAGGCCCAAGTTTAGAAGCACAATGTGCGGATGTAGCAGACGAGATCGCATACACGAGCCATGATATAGATGATGGTTTGGAGATGGGTTATCTGAAGGCAGAAGATCTGAACTCTCTTTCTCTTTGGTCCGAAACTTCTGAAATTGTAAAAGGTAAGTTCCCGAAATTGGACGGAAAGGTCCTTGTTCGTACAATCATTAGAGAACTGACAAATAGTATGGTCTCTAATATGATTAGAACGATTGAATCCAGAATCTTCGACTGGAAAATTTCAGATAGAAACGATTTGAATATCGTTTACCAAGAAGGAAAAAGGATCGCAACCTATGAGCCATCTTATGGGGAGAAGGTTAGAGAATTAAAATCTTTTCTATATAAAACTTTATACAGACATCCTTCCGTTGTAGTCACGAGTGATAGAGGAAGAGATATTATAGAAACATTATTTTTTCATTTTAGAAAACAGCCTGATTCTATTCCTGAAACTTACAAAAGAAGGATAGAAAAAGAAGGTTTAGAAAGATGTGTATGCGACTACGTAGCCGGTATGACAGACAGATACGCAGAAGAAATGGCATCCACTATTTAA
- a CDS encoding SpoIIE family protein phosphatase translates to MSYTSSRAGSFQNKWNSILGFFKKDPDRDVYEKEYIEDLKRQTRSIQYPGAVLAIFVWLGFAFGTDQKLHPEFPELFYFRIGFSLVGILSLIFLLLDTLFKIPTRRYSLEMAYAFIAYLLLCTSFFTGRIADDPNYVSGLQIALITIVFVPLPKKSYYVFLILSAIAFIVSALIYSPNLSTPQAAYSMQNLGIAFLLTLVFSVILERYRFVSFVSRFKIQESNREISEKMQQIQALKEKQDGDYFLTALLLSPLIKLDNSENSAVKVEFLLDQYKKFSFKDKDYELGGDFLSAYIIKIQDRDYTAFINGDAMGKSIQGAGGALVLGSVFNSIISRTRLSPEIQSKSPERWLKEAFIDLQNVFETFDGFMLISAVLGIVEHSTGAMYYINAEHPWPVLYRDGKAMFLGAESNIRKLGISEMFGTKIQVQTFRMLPGDTIFCGSDGRDDLVLEEDFSGKRVMNEDETIFLASVEESGGELKTIRRSLISRGKLSDDLSILSISYNPSRNPYMEDKKSITEAESAFQKGNTKDAIRILEEGLKKSGTVGERYFPQIAKLLSKWYDKISEFKKAAEWAEKSLAWDPSETEILFYSSILWKKAYTLKKDSEYLKSAAELGEKLRVRSPNHLKNLINLSDIYRLLGNSFRAKKLLDEASVLSPDDPKIAELKKRL, encoded by the coding sequence ATGTCATACACTTCCTCCCGGGCAGGTAGTTTTCAAAACAAATGGAATTCAATTCTAGGTTTTTTTAAAAAGGACCCGGATAGAGATGTATATGAAAAAGAATATATCGAAGATCTAAAAAGACAAACTCGTAGCATCCAATATCCGGGTGCAGTGCTCGCTATATTTGTATGGTTGGGTTTCGCTTTCGGAACGGACCAAAAATTACATCCTGAATTTCCTGAACTCTTTTATTTCCGGATCGGATTCTCCTTAGTAGGCATTCTTAGTTTAATTTTTCTTCTATTGGACACTTTGTTCAAGATACCTACTCGCAGATACAGTTTAGAAATGGCGTATGCTTTCATCGCCTATCTACTACTTTGCACCTCCTTTTTTACTGGTAGAATTGCAGATGATCCAAATTACGTATCTGGCCTTCAGATCGCACTTATCACAATCGTATTCGTCCCTCTTCCTAAGAAGTCATATTATGTTTTCCTAATTCTGTCTGCGATTGCTTTTATCGTTTCCGCTTTGATCTATTCGCCAAACTTAAGTACTCCTCAGGCAGCATACTCTATGCAGAATTTGGGGATTGCATTCCTTCTCACCCTAGTATTCTCAGTAATTTTGGAAAGATATAGATTTGTCAGTTTTGTAAGTAGATTTAAGATCCAGGAAAGTAATAGAGAAATTTCCGAAAAAATGCAACAGATCCAGGCTTTGAAAGAAAAGCAGGATGGAGATTATTTCTTAACGGCACTTCTTCTTTCTCCGCTTATCAAATTGGATAATTCCGAAAATTCCGCTGTAAAAGTGGAATTCCTACTGGATCAGTACAAAAAATTCTCCTTCAAAGATAAAGACTACGAACTTGGCGGGGATTTTTTAAGCGCTTATATAATAAAGATCCAAGATAGAGACTATACCGCGTTTATCAACGGAGACGCGATGGGAAAATCCATCCAAGGTGCAGGTGGTGCCTTGGTTTTAGGTTCCGTATTCAATTCAATTATTAGCCGAACTAGACTTTCTCCTGAGATCCAATCCAAATCTCCAGAACGTTGGCTTAAAGAAGCATTCATAGATCTACAAAACGTATTCGAGACATTCGACGGATTTATGTTGATCTCTGCAGTTTTAGGAATTGTAGAACATTCTACAGGAGCAATGTATTATATTAATGCAGAACATCCTTGGCCTGTCCTATATAGAGATGGCAAAGCAATGTTTCTAGGAGCAGAATCCAATATTCGTAAATTAGGGATTTCTGAAATGTTCGGCACCAAGATCCAGGTCCAAACATTCCGTATGCTTCCAGGAGATACAATTTTCTGCGGATCAGACGGAAGGGATGATTTAGTATTAGAAGAGGACTTTTCTGGCAAAAGGGTCATGAACGAGGATGAAACAATCTTCCTTGCCTCTGTGGAAGAAAGTGGCGGCGAATTAAAAACGATCCGCAGATCCCTAATCAGTAGAGGAAAACTTTCAGACGATTTGAGTATATTATCTATTTCTTATAATCCTTCCAGAAATCCTTACATGGAAGACAAAAAATCCATTACGGAAGCTGAGTCTGCTTTCCAAAAAGGAAACACAAAAGACGCTATACGTATCCTGGAAGAAGGTTTAAAAAAGTCAGGCACAGTAGGAGAACGTTACTTTCCTCAAATAGCCAAACTTCTATCCAAATGGTACGATAAAATATCCGAATTCAAAAAAGCAGCGGAATGGGCGGAGAAATCCCTGGCCTGGGATCCTTCTGAAACAGAGATCCTATTCTATTCTTCTATCCTTTGGAAGAAGGCTTATACTCTAAAAAAAGACTCTGAATACTTAAAATCTGCAGCGGAACTCGGAGAGAAGTTAAGAGTACGTTCTCCGAATCATCTGAAAAATTTGATCAACCTGTCGGATATTTATAGGTTACTTGGCAATTCTTTTCGAGCCAAGAAGTTATTGGATGAGGCATCCGTTCTTTCTCCGGATGATCCAAAGATAGCGGAATTAAAAAAACGTCTATAG